The proteins below come from a single Ignavibacteriales bacterium genomic window:
- the xerD gene encoding site-specific tyrosine recombinase XerD translates to MKKKTHTRVRSLSDGEHLALDSEIRQYFDFLRLEKGVTPHTFHSYQFDLAKYRTFLAGKDVPTGQKVSEEIIAGFLRELAKNNLSPRSVARILSAVRGFHRFLVGEGMHDDDPTENIDTPKRSKNLPGVLSVAEVDTVLKQPDIRQPLGLRDRAILEVLYATGVRVSELTGLKQSDLMFDSELVLVFGKGSKERLVPIGESAMDWVARYQREVRLHLARPGKSQDILFLNFRGGKLSRAAIRDMVVKYGRGAGIKKDIHPHTFRHSFATHLLEGGADLRAVQEMLGHADISTTQIYTHIDREYLKEVHRTFHPRA, encoded by the coding sequence ATGAAGAAGAAGACGCACACACGCGTGCGGTCATTGTCCGATGGGGAACACCTCGCGTTGGACAGCGAGATCCGGCAATATTTCGATTTTCTGCGCCTCGAGAAAGGCGTCACGCCCCATACCTTCCACTCCTACCAGTTCGACCTCGCGAAATATCGCACATTCCTGGCCGGCAAGGATGTCCCGACGGGGCAAAAAGTCTCAGAAGAGATTATCGCCGGCTTTCTGAGAGAGCTTGCGAAGAATAACCTCTCTCCACGCAGCGTTGCAAGGATTCTCTCCGCAGTCCGCGGATTTCATCGCTTTCTCGTCGGCGAAGGGATGCATGATGACGATCCGACGGAAAACATCGACACTCCGAAACGGTCGAAGAATCTCCCGGGAGTTCTCTCTGTTGCCGAGGTGGATACGGTGCTGAAGCAGCCTGATATTCGCCAGCCGCTTGGCTTGCGCGATCGGGCAATCCTCGAGGTCCTGTACGCAACGGGTGTAAGAGTATCCGAACTGACCGGGCTCAAGCAGTCCGACCTCATGTTCGATTCGGAACTTGTCCTTGTGTTCGGCAAGGGCTCCAAGGAGCGGCTGGTACCGATAGGGGAATCGGCGATGGACTGGGTTGCCCGTTATCAACGGGAGGTGCGGCTGCATCTTGCGAGACCGGGGAAGTCTCAGGATATTCTCTTCCTGAATTTCCGAGGCGGGAAACTCTCACGTGCCGCAATCCGGGACATGGTTGTGAAATACGGAAGGGGGGCCGGCATCAAGAAAGATATCCACCCACACACATTTCGCCACTCGTTTGCCACGCATCTGCTCGAAGGCGGTGCAGATCTACGTGCAGTACAGGAAATGCTCGGTCACGCCGACATTTCTACCACTCAAATTTACACCCATATCGATCGCGAATACCTCAAGGAAGTCCACCGCACGTTTCACCCACGCGCCTGA